In a single window of the Rhinoraja longicauda isolate Sanriku21f chromosome 10, sRhiLon1.1, whole genome shotgun sequence genome:
- the synj2bp gene encoding synaptojanin-2-binding protein, whose product MSCAAVANLTDEICLKRGVAGLGFNIIGGTDYQPNCKDGAIYVSKIKDDGPAALDGRLKEQDQILAINGRKLDNVTHQEAVEIFRNSGNVVTLLVLKKIRIENNQNNKASVSQLVIAVLGITVLAMCVYVKYRRRL is encoded by the exons ATGAGTTGCGCGGCTGTCGCCAACCTGACGGATGAGATCTGTCTGAAGAGAGGCGTTGCAG GGTTGGGGTTCAATATTATTGGAGGAACTGATTACCAGCCCAATTGTAAGGACGGTGCAATCTATGTGAGCAAAATAAAAGATGATGGACCAGCAGCTCTTGATGGACGGTTAAAGGAGCAAGACCAAATCTTAGCA ATCAATGGGCGAAAGCTTGATAATGTTACGCATCAGGAAGCAGTGGAAATATTTAGAAATTCCGGCAATGTGGTGACACTATTGGTTTTAAAAAAG ATAAGAATCGAGAATAATCAAAACAACAAGGCATCTGTATCACAACTAGTAATAGCAGTTCTGGGTATAACAGTGTTGgcaatgtgtgtatatgtgaaaTATCGCCGCAGGTTATGA